In the Bacteroidales bacterium genome, one interval contains:
- a CDS encoding potassium channel family protein, whose translation MKSEIVNERKRLLRSVEQVLEGPMVLLGFVWLVLLVVELIWGINKMLEYISYGIWGIFIIDFIIKISLAPEKRSFLKKNWLTAISLFIPALRVFRVLRFVRLLRGLRGIRLVRIVSSLNRSLRSLGKTMQRRAFGYVMITTLIVILAGAAGMYAFENPTPGFTNYWLALYWTAMRVITAGNEFNPITPEGRGLGFLIAVFGFSIFGYFTATFATYFIGRDAEEKDAPIAGSKEIEELKSEIIALRTIIEKQSKD comes from the coding sequence ATGAAAAGTGAAATAGTAAATGAACGGAAAAGACTGCTCAGATCGGTAGAACAAGTTCTTGAAGGGCCGATGGTTCTCCTGGGATTTGTTTGGCTTGTGCTGCTTGTGGTTGAGTTGATCTGGGGAATCAACAAGATGCTTGAATATATAAGCTATGGTATCTGGGGTATCTTTATCATTGATTTCATTATAAAGATTTCACTAGCCCCTGAAAAACGCTCATTTCTTAAAAAAAACTGGCTAACAGCCATTTCACTGTTTATTCCTGCATTGCGTGTATTTCGGGTTCTTCGCTTTGTCAGACTTTTACGCGGCCTGCGGGGGATAAGGCTTGTGCGGATCGTATCGTCGCTTAACAGAAGCCTGCGCAGCCTTGGCAAAACCATGCAGCGGCGTGCCTTTGGCTATGTCATGATTACTACTTTGATTGTAATCCTTGCCGGAGCCGCCGGAATGTATGCTTTTGAAAATCCGACCCCTGGCTTTACCAATTATTGGCTTGCACTCTATTGGACCGCAATGCGGGTGATAACGGCCGGCAACGAATTTAATCCCATAACGCCTGAAGGACGCGGATTAGGCTTTTTAATTGCCGTTTTCGGATTTAGCATTTTTGGATATTTCACTGCTACTTTTGCCACCTATTTCATCGGGCGTGATGCCGAGGAAAAAGACGCCCCGATTGCCGGATCGAAGGAAATAGAGGAATTGAAATCAGAAATCATTGCTCTTCGTACAATCATTGAAAAACAGAGCAAAGATTAG
- a CDS encoding VOC family protein, whose amino-acid sequence MTTQSKNPFTWVEIYVEDMSRAQKFYETVLQIKMIPMQTPGEFNDLEMLSFPWAEGETNISGALCKTREMKPGTGGTLVYFTCEDCATETSRVVDAGGQVLQQKFQIGEHGFCSIVMDSEGNTIGLHSMK is encoded by the coding sequence ATGACAACACAATCAAAGAACCCATTTACCTGGGTAGAAATTTATGTAGAAGATATGAGCAGGGCCCAAAAATTCTACGAAACAGTGCTACAAATTAAAATGATTCCGATGCAAACACCTGGGGAATTTAATGATTTGGAAATGTTGAGTTTCCCCTGGGCTGAGGGTGAAACAAATATCAGCGGAGCATTGTGCAAAACCAGGGAAATGAAACCTGGAACCGGTGGAACGCTGGTGTATTTTACTTGTGAAGATTGCGCGACCGAGACTTCAAGGGTTGTGGACGCCGGCGGACAAGTATTGCAACAAAAATTTCAAATTGGTGAGCACGGATTTTGCTCCATTGTTATGGACTCAGAAGGCAATACAATTGGCTTACATTCAATGAAATAG